The Thiogranum longum genome includes a region encoding these proteins:
- a CDS encoding TRAP transporter small permease subunit, with the protein MSASVLLSLSDRLDRISTTLGRATAWLGLALVLVTFMVVVLRYLLDSGSIAMQESALYLHATLFMLGAAWTLKIDGHVRVDVLYRHFSARGKAAADLFGTLVFLLPTCTFLLWISLDYVEAAWRVREASPEAGGLPFVYLLKTLIPATGFLLIVQGISQLLRRLGELLQPGELPHG; encoded by the coding sequence ATGTCAGCCTCTGTCCTGCTTTCCCTGTCCGACCGACTCGACCGGATCAGTACAACCCTGGGTCGCGCCACGGCCTGGCTGGGTCTGGCGCTGGTGCTGGTCACTTTCATGGTTGTGGTGCTCCGCTACCTGCTCGACAGCGGCTCAATCGCCATGCAGGAGTCCGCACTTTACCTGCATGCCACACTTTTCATGCTGGGTGCAGCCTGGACGCTTAAAATCGACGGCCATGTGCGTGTCGATGTGCTCTACCGTCATTTCAGTGCACGTGGCAAGGCTGCTGCGGACCTGTTCGGCACCTTGGTATTCCTGCTGCCAACCTGTACTTTCCTGCTATGGATAAGCCTCGACTACGTCGAAGCGGCGTGGCGAGTACGCGAAGCGTCACCGGAAGCGGGTGGGCTACCCTTTGTTTACCTGCTTAAAACCCTCATTCCGGCGACAGGGTTTTTACTGATCGTACAGGGTATCAGCCAGCTGTTGCGCCGCCTCGGCGAACTGCTGCAACCCGGGGAACTACCGCATGGCTGA
- a CDS encoding DUF2782 domain-containing protein — protein sequence MPSFTRILFPALLLLAGQALAADEPQVPNTAPPPTPSERAQEQIEPEVNIIQNDDKTIEEYRVNGKLYMIKVTPKGAPAYYLIDTDGDGSLDSRPSEIEPDLLIPSWILFRW from the coding sequence ATGCCGAGTTTTACCAGGATTCTGTTTCCGGCCCTGTTGCTGCTGGCAGGCCAGGCACTTGCAGCCGATGAGCCCCAGGTGCCGAATACCGCGCCACCTCCCACGCCCAGCGAACGGGCTCAGGAGCAGATCGAGCCGGAGGTCAATATTATCCAGAACGACGACAAGACCATCGAGGAATACCGGGTCAACGGTAAGCTGTACATGATCAAGGTCACACCTAAAGGCGCGCCGGCCTACTACCTGATCGATACAGATGGTGACGGCTCGCTGGACAGCCGGCCTTCGGAAATCGAACCGGATCTGCTGATTCCCAGCTGGATACTGTTCCGCTGGTAA
- the polA gene encoding DNA polymerase I has product MTSDQQPPFIMVDGSSYLYRAFHALPPLTSSKGQDTGAIYGVVNMLRKLLDTYHPERVAVVFDAKGKTFRDELFEAYKANRPSMPPELSSQIEPLLEIVRAMGLPLLQVPGVEADDVIGTLAKKARAAGWHTVISTGDKDLAQLVNSQVTLINTMNDTVLDEQTVPEKFGVRPDQIIDYLALVGDTSDNIPGVPKVGPKTAARWLAQYGTLDNLVAHADEIKGKVGESLRASLDQLALSRQLATIRCDVDLDVDLEDMHVAEADTDTLRRWFEELEFRTWLRQLDGDAPRGADSGAAGATEANREEALHTDYQTVLTQEAFDAWLTRMRNAGLVAFDTETTSLDYMQAEVVGLSFAVKPGEAAYLPMAHDYPGAPDQLTRDDVFRQIGPLLADPAVAKLGHHLKYDRSVLANHGVELNGIAHDTMLESYVVDSTASRHDLDSLCQKYLGHANIKFQDVAGKGAKQLTFNQVPLETAAPYAAEDADMTLRLHQKLWPKLEVEPRLRKLYETLERPLIPVLGDIERTGVKVDVEMLKKQSRELAERMQEVEAGAHELAGEPFNLGSPKQIQAILFDKQQLPVLAKTPKGAPSTAEPVLQELALDYPLPKLILEYRSLSKLKSTYTDKLPQMVNPRTGRVHTSYHQAVAATGRLSSSDPNLQNIPIRTAEGRRIRQAFIAEPGSVILAADYSQIELRIMAHLSGDEGLVQAFAKGEDIHRATAAEVFGIEPDAVTTDQRRSAKAINFGLIYGMSAFGLAKQLGIQRGEAQQYVDLYFERYPGVKAYMESTRELAREQGYVETLFGRRLYLPDIRARNAQRRQAAERTAINAPMQGTAADIIKKAMLSVDEWIKAGICSVKMIMQVHDELVFEVTESDVPAARKEICQHMENAVRLSVPLLVEAGVGGNWDEAH; this is encoded by the coding sequence ATGACCTCCGATCAACAGCCGCCGTTCATTATGGTGGACGGTTCTTCCTATCTATACCGCGCTTTCCATGCGTTGCCACCGTTGACCAGCTCAAAAGGCCAGGACACCGGTGCAATTTATGGTGTGGTCAACATGCTGCGTAAACTGCTAGACACCTACCATCCTGAACGCGTGGCTGTCGTGTTTGACGCGAAGGGCAAAACTTTTCGTGACGAACTTTTTGAAGCCTACAAGGCCAATCGACCTTCCATGCCTCCGGAACTCTCATCACAAATCGAGCCACTGCTGGAGATTGTCCGTGCCATGGGCTTGCCGTTGTTGCAGGTACCGGGGGTGGAGGCGGATGACGTGATCGGCACGCTGGCGAAGAAGGCCAGGGCGGCCGGCTGGCATACGGTCATCTCAACCGGCGACAAGGATCTGGCCCAGCTGGTCAATTCGCAGGTCACTCTGATTAATACCATGAATGACACCGTGCTTGATGAGCAGACGGTACCGGAGAAGTTTGGGGTGCGTCCGGACCAGATTATCGATTATCTTGCGCTGGTAGGTGATACCAGTGACAACATCCCCGGTGTACCGAAAGTCGGCCCCAAGACGGCGGCCAGGTGGCTGGCGCAGTACGGTACGCTGGACAACCTGGTAGCGCACGCCGACGAGATCAAGGGTAAAGTCGGTGAAAGCCTGCGCGCTTCGCTGGATCAGCTCGCCCTGTCAAGACAGCTGGCGACCATTCGTTGTGATGTTGATCTCGACGTTGATCTCGAAGACATGCATGTCGCAGAAGCAGACACTGACACCTTGCGTCGCTGGTTCGAGGAGCTGGAATTTCGAACCTGGCTGCGCCAGCTGGACGGAGATGCGCCCCGGGGCGCTGACTCAGGTGCCGCGGGAGCAACGGAAGCAAACAGAGAAGAAGCACTACACACCGATTACCAGACCGTTCTTACCCAGGAAGCTTTTGATGCCTGGCTAACACGGATGCGCAACGCCGGACTGGTGGCCTTTGATACCGAAACCACCAGTCTGGATTATATGCAGGCAGAGGTGGTCGGGTTGTCTTTTGCTGTCAAGCCGGGAGAGGCGGCTTACCTGCCGATGGCACATGACTACCCCGGTGCGCCCGACCAGTTGACGCGAGATGATGTATTCCGCCAGATTGGCCCATTGCTGGCTGACCCGGCCGTTGCGAAGCTTGGTCATCACCTTAAATACGATCGCAGTGTACTGGCCAATCATGGGGTTGAGTTAAACGGTATTGCACACGACACCATGCTGGAATCCTACGTGGTGGACAGTACCGCCAGCCGCCATGATCTCGATTCCCTGTGCCAGAAGTACCTGGGGCACGCCAACATCAAGTTCCAGGACGTGGCAGGCAAGGGTGCGAAGCAGCTGACCTTTAACCAGGTGCCACTGGAGACAGCGGCGCCCTATGCCGCCGAAGACGCCGATATGACATTGCGGTTGCACCAAAAGTTGTGGCCTAAGCTGGAAGTCGAACCACGCCTGCGTAAATTGTATGAAACGCTGGAGCGTCCGTTGATTCCGGTGCTGGGTGATATTGAGCGCACCGGCGTTAAAGTCGATGTGGAAATGCTCAAAAAACAAAGTCGCGAACTGGCGGAGCGCATGCAGGAAGTCGAGGCCGGGGCACATGAGCTTGCGGGCGAGCCTTTCAACCTGGGATCACCGAAACAGATCCAGGCGATCCTGTTCGACAAGCAGCAGTTACCCGTGCTGGCCAAGACACCGAAGGGTGCGCCCTCCACTGCAGAGCCGGTGCTGCAGGAACTGGCGCTGGACTACCCGTTGCCAAAACTGATTCTGGAGTACCGCTCACTGAGCAAGCTCAAGTCGACCTATACCGACAAGCTGCCGCAGATGGTCAACCCGCGGACGGGGCGTGTACACACCTCTTATCACCAGGCTGTCGCAGCCACGGGGCGTTTGTCTTCATCTGATCCCAATTTGCAGAACATCCCTATCCGTACTGCGGAAGGCCGGCGTATTCGCCAGGCATTTATTGCAGAGCCGGGCAGCGTGATACTGGCGGCCGATTACTCACAGATCGAGCTGCGCATCATGGCGCACCTGTCCGGTGACGAAGGACTGGTGCAGGCTTTTGCAAAAGGTGAGGATATCCATCGCGCAACGGCTGCTGAAGTGTTCGGTATAGAGCCGGATGCAGTCACCACAGATCAACGCCGATCCGCCAAGGCCATTAACTTCGGTCTGATCTATGGCATGTCGGCGTTCGGGCTTGCCAAACAACTGGGAATTCAGCGCGGGGAAGCGCAGCAGTATGTTGATTTGTATTTTGAACGATACCCGGGCGTAAAAGCCTACATGGAATCAACGCGTGAGCTGGCACGTGAACAGGGATATGTCGAGACCCTGTTCGGGCGGCGCCTCTACCTGCCGGATATCAGGGCCCGGAACGCGCAGCGTCGGCAGGCAGCGGAACGCACCGCAATCAATGCGCCGATGCAGGGTACGGCGGCTGATATTATTAAAAAAGCCATGCTATCTGTGGATGAATGGATTAAAGCCGGAATATGCAGCGTCAAAATGATTATGCAGGTACACGATGAACTCGTTTTTGAAGTGACAGAGTCAGATGTGCCGGCTGCCCGCAAGGAAATCTGCCAGCACATGGAGAACGCGGTGAGGCTTTCTGTGCCACTGCTGGTTGAAGCAGGTGTAGGTGGCAACTGGGATGAGGCGCACTAG
- the yihA gene encoding ribosome biogenesis GTP-binding protein YihA/YsxC — MTVNYRSASFLTSVPDASLAPGDNGAEVAFAGRSNAGKSSALNALTDQKALARTSKTPGRTQQINFFLLSSGHRLVDLPGYGYAKVPQAMKDKWQRNMAEYLQSRTSLRGLVMLMDCRHPLTEYDQQMLRWCADVDLPVHVLLTKADKLKRGPAANSLLAVRKRLPEFHPHASVQLFSSLKKTGVDEARRMLDSWLTE; from the coding sequence ATGACGGTCAACTACAGAAGCGCAAGTTTCCTTACCAGCGTCCCGGACGCGTCACTCGCACCCGGTGATAACGGCGCCGAAGTGGCCTTTGCCGGTCGCTCCAACGCGGGAAAATCCAGTGCACTGAATGCGCTGACTGATCAAAAGGCGCTGGCGCGTACCAGCAAGACGCCGGGGCGCACGCAGCAAATTAATTTTTTCCTGCTGTCCAGCGGTCACCGACTGGTCGATCTGCCAGGTTACGGCTATGCAAAAGTCCCCCAGGCCATGAAAGACAAATGGCAGCGCAATATGGCGGAATACCTGCAATCACGCACTTCGTTGCGTGGACTGGTCATGCTGATGGATTGTCGCCATCCACTGACAGAGTATGACCAGCAGATGCTTCGTTGGTGTGCGGATGTCGATTTGCCCGTTCATGTGTTGCTGACCAAGGCTGACAAACTGAAGCGTGGGCCGGCAGCCAACAGCCTGCTTGCAGTGCGCAAGCGGTTGCCTGAATTCCACCCGCACGCCAGCGTTCAACTCTTTTCTTCGCTTAAAAAAACCGGTGTAGATGAAGCGCGCCGCATGTTGGATAGCTGGCTGACTGAGTAA
- a CDS encoding c-type cytochrome yields MNKWLVLAATLSLATGAASTMAAGDAAAGKAKSAACAGCHGMDGNSVNPEWPNLAGQHAKYISKQLADFKAGTARKNATMSGMVAPLSEQDMADLGAYFSTLPRKQGAADKALVEAGQKLYRGGNPATGVAACIGCHGPAGAGNPAANFPALSGQHAKYVENQLKAFKSGERKNDAGQMMRNIAGKMSDKEIKAVAAYVQGLH; encoded by the coding sequence ATGAACAAGTGGCTTGTATTAGCAGCAACACTCTCACTGGCGACCGGCGCGGCGTCCACCATGGCAGCCGGCGATGCCGCTGCGGGCAAGGCCAAATCTGCAGCCTGTGCAGGCTGTCACGGTATGGATGGTAACAGCGTCAATCCGGAGTGGCCGAACCTGGCCGGCCAGCACGCCAAGTACATCAGCAAGCAGCTGGCTGATTTCAAGGCGGGCACGGCTCGTAAAAATGCCACCATGAGCGGAATGGTTGCGCCATTGAGTGAGCAGGATATGGCTGATCTTGGTGCTTACTTCTCGACGCTGCCGCGTAAACAGGGTGCAGCTGACAAGGCACTGGTCGAGGCTGGACAAAAGCTCTACCGCGGCGGTAACCCGGCCACAGGCGTTGCAGCCTGTATCGGTTGTCACGGCCCTGCTGGTGCGGGTAATCCTGCCGCTAATTTCCCGGCGCTCAGCGGTCAGCATGCCAAGTACGTTGAAAATCAGCTGAAAGCCTTCAAGAGTGGTGAGCGCAAGAATGATGCTGGCCAGATGATGCGTAACATAGCCGGCAAAATGAGTGACAAGGAAATCAAGGCGGTCGCAGCCTACGTACAGGGCCTGCACTAG
- a CDS encoding cytochrome c biogenesis protein ResB: MNQSTQPRQSRARPASIALEFLGSMNLAITLLVAIAIASVVGTVLQQNQPYQDYIIKFGPFWFEVFNTLGLYDVYGASWFLAILAFLVLSTSVCIWRNTPNMLREMRNFHLNVHYKSLSAFHHTCEWEVEAQPQDLQKALAGWLRGLGYRTRTQNRDGHYVLAAIKGRYSKLGYFFTHIAIVVICIGALFDSGLPLMLREASGQLKAETRDIAAAEVPAVSRLPVSNPSFRGSVRIPEGDSANIVFLQLRDGYLVQPLPFSIEVKDFRIEHYSTGQPKSFESDLVIHDPEEAVPQEKTIAVNHPWIYKGYAIYQASFSDGGTGLTLDAWPLHSADIKPQRIESKVQGSLELETPDGPMMLEFTNFRMFNINPVIDKDGKEQQKNFGPNFTFKLRDVSGQAREYENYMLPVDFNGKMFMLSGMRDTPSEPFRYLHIPVDAKGGVERFMHFHAALFDDKRIRSIIRRTTDQSFGQIELDEPARREEVARSMLGLVAQFRMGGFEAIADRVGERVPRERQEEVLKAYFKVLQTLMGEVYLELMREEGVDLSQGLSDQEAGFFDDSLTAIAALGTYGSPFYLQLREFDFVQASGLQISRAPGKNMVYFGFALLIVGVFLMFYVPNRKLWFWIEQQGGTSRILAAGTGNRHQRDFAHEFGQMCAQLDTRWNSATQEKPDATS; the protein is encoded by the coding sequence ATGAATCAGTCGACACAACCCCGACAGTCCCGGGCGCGCCCCGCTTCCATTGCACTGGAATTTCTCGGTTCCATGAACCTGGCGATTACCCTGCTCGTGGCGATCGCCATTGCCTCGGTTGTGGGTACTGTCCTGCAGCAGAACCAGCCTTACCAGGACTACATCATCAAGTTCGGACCGTTCTGGTTCGAGGTATTCAATACGCTGGGTTTATATGATGTTTATGGCGCGAGCTGGTTTCTGGCAATTCTGGCATTTCTGGTTCTTTCCACCAGTGTCTGTATCTGGCGCAATACGCCAAATATGTTGCGGGAGATGCGTAACTTCCATCTCAATGTGCATTACAAATCCCTGAGCGCTTTTCACCACACGTGTGAATGGGAGGTGGAAGCGCAGCCACAGGACTTGCAAAAAGCCCTGGCCGGCTGGTTGCGTGGGCTTGGTTATCGTACCCGCACACAGAACAGGGATGGGCACTATGTGTTGGCGGCAATCAAGGGTCGTTACAGCAAACTGGGTTATTTCTTCACCCACATTGCAATCGTGGTAATTTGTATCGGCGCCCTTTTCGACAGTGGTTTACCCTTGATGTTGCGCGAAGCCAGCGGCCAGCTAAAGGCTGAAACACGGGATATTGCTGCTGCTGAAGTGCCGGCCGTCAGCCGTCTTCCGGTCAGCAACCCGAGCTTCAGGGGTTCTGTGAGAATTCCCGAAGGTGATTCCGCCAATATTGTATTTCTTCAGTTGCGTGATGGTTACCTGGTACAGCCCCTGCCGTTTTCAATCGAGGTAAAGGATTTCCGTATCGAGCACTACTCAACCGGACAACCGAAGTCGTTTGAAAGTGACCTGGTTATTCATGACCCGGAGGAAGCGGTACCACAGGAGAAAACCATCGCGGTCAATCACCCGTGGATCTATAAGGGTTACGCGATTTACCAGGCCAGCTTCAGTGATGGCGGAACCGGGCTGACGCTGGATGCCTGGCCGTTGCACTCGGCTGATATCAAGCCTCAACGCATCGAGAGCAAGGTCCAGGGGAGTCTTGAGCTGGAGACACCGGACGGACCGATGATGCTGGAATTCACCAATTTTCGTATGTTCAATATCAATCCTGTCATAGACAAAGACGGTAAGGAACAGCAGAAGAACTTCGGTCCCAACTTTACCTTCAAGCTGCGCGATGTCTCCGGGCAGGCGCGTGAGTACGAGAACTACATGCTGCCGGTAGATTTCAACGGAAAAATGTTCATGCTGAGTGGCATGCGCGACACGCCGTCAGAGCCTTTCCGCTACCTGCACATACCGGTCGATGCAAAGGGTGGCGTCGAGCGCTTTATGCATTTTCACGCTGCCCTGTTCGATGACAAGCGCATAAGAAGCATCATCCGTCGAACCACAGACCAGAGTTTCGGCCAGATAGAGCTGGATGAGCCGGCCCGGCGTGAGGAAGTCGCTCGTTCCATGCTGGGTCTCGTTGCACAGTTCCGTATGGGGGGCTTTGAGGCGATTGCCGACAGGGTGGGTGAGCGTGTGCCGAGGGAACGGCAGGAAGAGGTCCTGAAAGCCTACTTCAAGGTGCTGCAGACCCTTATGGGTGAGGTGTACCTGGAACTCATGCGCGAAGAGGGTGTCGATCTGTCTCAGGGGTTGAGTGATCAGGAGGCCGGGTTTTTTGATGATTCACTGACGGCCATTGCGGCACTTGGTACGTACGGCTCTCCCTTTTACCTGCAATTGCGCGAATTTGATTTTGTGCAGGCTTCAGGGCTGCAAATTTCCCGTGCGCCCGGCAAGAACATGGTGTATTTCGGCTTTGCATTATTGATTGTAGGGGTTTTCCTGATGTTCTACGTGCCAAACCGCAAATTGTGGTTCTGGATTGAACAGCAAGGCGGCACAAGCCGTATACTGGCGGCGGGGACCGGGAATCGTCACCAGCGTGATTTTGCACACGAATTCGGGCAGATGTGTGCGCAGCTGGATACGCGCTGGAACAGCGCCACACAGGAAAAACCCGACGCCACGAGCTGA
- the ccsB gene encoding c-type cytochrome biogenesis protein CcsB: MSVTQQDLLGGLEKPSFWKKLTATDWLWAVLVMAGTGYAWYHYQALMDDYEVGILFGSGLALVAFGWVWKAVRVLAMVIAALSLLAVGLYGGSLQTAETNFFLKFLFSSQSAIMWMSALFVAATVVYFAALVARSDFTGKVASDMTWAAVAMGFTGLMVRWRESYLLGSDIGHIPVSNLYEVFILFCLITALIYLYYEGRYRTRAMGGFVLLVISAAVGFLLWYSFSRDAHEIQPLVPALQSYWMKIHVPANFIGYGSFALAAMVGVAYLMRERADRVAPQGFIATRLPETEMLDDVMYKAIALGFAFFTVATILGALWAAEAWGGYWSWDPKETWALIVWLNYAAWLHMRLTKGWRGAPLAWWSVVGLFVTLFAFLGVNMFLSGLHSYGEL, encoded by the coding sequence ATGTCAGTAACACAACAGGATCTGCTGGGTGGGCTGGAAAAGCCATCGTTCTGGAAAAAGCTGACCGCAACTGACTGGCTGTGGGCCGTACTGGTTATGGCGGGTACCGGCTATGCCTGGTACCACTATCAGGCACTGATGGACGACTACGAAGTTGGCATCCTGTTCGGATCCGGGCTGGCGCTGGTTGCATTCGGCTGGGTCTGGAAAGCAGTACGCGTGCTGGCGATGGTAATCGCCGCGCTGAGTCTGCTGGCCGTTGGTCTGTATGGCGGCTCGCTACAAACTGCAGAAACGAATTTCTTCCTCAAGTTTCTGTTCTCGAGCCAGTCGGCCATTATGTGGATGAGCGCGCTGTTTGTCGCTGCGACAGTGGTGTATTTCGCGGCACTGGTTGCGCGTTCCGATTTTACCGGCAAGGTTGCCAGCGATATGACCTGGGCGGCCGTGGCGATGGGTTTTACCGGATTGATGGTGCGCTGGCGCGAGTCCTACCTGCTGGGCAGTGACATCGGCCATATTCCGGTCAGCAATCTCTATGAAGTGTTCATTCTGTTCTGCCTGATTACAGCGCTGATCTACCTTTACTACGAAGGTCGTTACCGCACGCGCGCCATGGGTGGCTTTGTGCTGCTGGTGATTTCCGCGGCCGTCGGTTTTTTGCTGTGGTATTCCTTCAGTCGCGATGCGCACGAGATCCAGCCACTGGTGCCGGCATTACAAAGCTACTGGATGAAGATCCATGTACCGGCCAATTTCATCGGTTACGGCTCATTCGCGCTGGCGGCGATGGTCGGTGTGGCTTACCTCATGCGTGAACGTGCAGACCGGGTCGCGCCGCAGGGCTTTATCGCCACGCGCCTGCCGGAAACAGAAATGCTCGACGATGTGATGTACAAGGCAATTGCCCTCGGCTTTGCATTTTTTACCGTTGCAACCATACTCGGCGCATTATGGGCTGCCGAAGCCTGGGGTGGGTACTGGTCATGGGATCCCAAGGAAACCTGGGCGCTGATCGTGTGGCTGAACTACGCAGCCTGGTTACACATGCGATTGACCAAAGGCTGGCGCGGTGCGCCGCTGGCCTGGTGGTCTGTGGTCGGCCTGTTTGTCACCCTGTTTGCGTTTCTTGGCGTTAACATGTTCTTGTCGGGCCTGCATTCCTACGGTGAACTCTAA
- a CDS encoding thiol:disulfide interchange protein DsbA/DsbL produces MKNILRLVTLMLFAPLAFGAWKEGVNYEKLSAPQPTETAGKIEVRELFWYACPHCYQLEPELHAWLEKKPADVEFVRMPAVLGPNWELLARAYYTAEILGVLDKVHEPIFDRLHKQRKRIRTPEDVKAIFAENGVSAKDFDNAFASFAVITKTNRSKRVREMYGVTGVPTLIINGKYRTSATMAGGNRQMLEVVDYLVEQERKAAGGNAAVK; encoded by the coding sequence ATGAAGAATATACTGCGACTGGTTACATTGATGTTGTTTGCCCCGCTGGCCTTCGGTGCCTGGAAGGAGGGTGTGAATTACGAAAAACTTTCCGCGCCACAACCGACTGAAACGGCAGGCAAGATCGAGGTGCGTGAATTGTTCTGGTACGCCTGTCCGCACTGCTACCAGCTCGAGCCGGAGTTGCACGCATGGCTGGAAAAGAAACCGGCAGACGTGGAATTTGTGCGCATGCCTGCCGTGCTGGGGCCAAACTGGGAACTGCTGGCGCGCGCTTACTATACGGCCGAGATCCTGGGTGTGCTGGACAAGGTGCACGAGCCGATCTTCGATCGCCTGCACAAACAACGCAAGCGTATTCGTACGCCGGAAGACGTGAAGGCGATTTTTGCCGAAAACGGGGTTTCGGCAAAAGACTTTGACAATGCCTTTGCATCATTTGCGGTCATCACAAAGACTAACCGGTCAAAACGTGTGCGCGAAATGTATGGCGTAACAGGCGTACCGACGTTAATCATCAATGGCAAATACCGCACCAGCGCTACCATGGCGGGCGGTAACCGGCAGATGCTGGAGGTGGTCGATTACCTGGTTGAGCAAGAGCGTAAAGCCGCTGGCGGAAATGCTGCAGTAAAATAA
- a CDS encoding acetolactate synthase large subunit encodes MNAAQLFVKCLENEGVEYIFGVPGEENLDLMDALLDSSIRFITTRHEQGAAFMADVYGRLTGRAGVCLSTLGPGATNLVTGIADANMDHAPVVAIAGQAGTNRLHKESHQVLDLVSMFRPITKYSSQVLAADVIPEVIRKAFKVAQSEKTGATFIEFPEDIAKLPAVARPLPVNAPFPPEPPQQQVERAAMLISRARNPMLLAGNGVVRAGAWKHLADFAEKLNIPVANTFMAKGVTPFRNRTTLASAGLQANDYISCGFSRADVIICVGYDLVEYHPYLWHPTRDRTIIHIDRTQAEVDEHYNVTVGVLGDIKHTLMRIAELATPHQGHLMRPLREALIEEMNQHRDDEGFPVKPQKIIWDLRTVLNLDDIVVCDVGAHKMWMARMFRCEEPNTCIISNGFASMGIAVPGAIAAKMVSPDRAVVAVTGDAGFLMNSQEIETAIRLEVPIVILIWNDSGYGLIEWKQMRQFKRTSHVNFTNPDFVKYAESFGANGYRVEAPGQLQGILKEALAQPTLSIIDCPVDYSENLKLTEQLGNLVCPI; translated from the coding sequence ATGAACGCCGCACAGCTTTTTGTAAAATGCCTGGAGAACGAGGGCGTCGAATATATATTCGGTGTACCCGGCGAAGAAAACCTCGACCTTATGGACGCCCTGCTGGATTCCAGCATCCGTTTTATTACCACCCGTCATGAACAGGGTGCGGCCTTCATGGCGGATGTCTACGGGCGCCTTACCGGGCGCGCCGGTGTTTGCCTGTCGACACTGGGTCCGGGCGCAACCAATCTTGTGACCGGCATAGCCGATGCAAATATGGATCATGCCCCGGTTGTCGCCATTGCCGGGCAGGCAGGTACCAACCGCCTGCACAAGGAGTCACACCAGGTGCTCGACCTGGTCAGCATGTTCCGGCCCATTACCAAGTACAGTTCACAGGTATTGGCAGCAGACGTAATACCGGAAGTCATTCGCAAGGCGTTCAAGGTGGCGCAGTCGGAGAAAACCGGCGCCACCTTTATCGAGTTTCCCGAAGACATTGCCAAGTTGCCGGCGGTGGCGAGGCCACTACCGGTCAATGCACCCTTCCCGCCCGAGCCGCCCCAGCAGCAGGTTGAGCGAGCCGCCATGCTCATTTCCAGGGCACGTAACCCGATGCTCCTGGCCGGCAACGGGGTGGTGCGTGCCGGTGCCTGGAAGCACCTGGCCGATTTTGCCGAGAAACTCAATATACCGGTCGCCAATACTTTTATGGCCAAGGGTGTCACACCGTTCAGGAATCGCACCACACTGGCCAGTGCGGGCCTGCAGGCCAACGACTACATCAGCTGCGGGTTCAGTCGTGCCGATGTGATTATCTGCGTGGGCTATGACCTGGTGGAATACCATCCCTACCTGTGGCACCCGACGCGTGATCGCACCATTATTCATATTGATCGCACCCAGGCGGAGGTGGACGAACACTACAATGTTACGGTCGGTGTACTGGGCGACATAAAGCACACCCTGATGCGTATTGCCGAGCTGGCGACGCCACATCAGGGCCACCTGATGCGCCCTTTACGCGAAGCGCTCATTGAGGAAATGAACCAGCATCGGGACGACGAGGGATTCCCGGTCAAGCCACAGAAAATTATCTGGGACTTGCGTACGGTGCTGAATCTCGACGATATTGTTGTCTGTGATGTCGGGGCGCACAAAATGTGGATGGCGCGCATGTTTCGCTGCGAAGAGCCGAACACCTGCATCATATCCAACGGTTTCGCCAGCATGGGCATAGCCGTACCGGGTGCTATCGCCGCCAAAATGGTTTCCCCGGACCGTGCCGTGGTGGCGGTGACCGGTGATGCCGGTTTCCTGATGAATTCACAGGAAATCGAGACGGCAATACGTCTGGAAGTACCGATTGTGATTCTGATCTGGAACGACAGCGGATACGGTCTGATCGAGTGGAAACAGATGCGCCAGTTCAAGCGGACGTCGCATGTGAACTTTACCAACCCGGACTTTGTGAAATATGCCGAGTCTTTTGGCGCCAATGGCTATCGCGTCGAGGCACCGGGACAGTTACAGGGTATACTCAAGGAAGCGCTGGCGCAGCCGACTCTGAGTATTATCGACTGCCCTGTCGATTACAGTGAAAACCTGAAATTAACCGAGCAGCTGGGTAACCTGGTTTGCCCCATTTGA